In the Drosophila biarmipes strain raj3 chromosome X, RU_DBia_V1.1, whole genome shotgun sequence genome, one interval contains:
- the LOC127010714 gene encoding salivary glue protein Sgs-4: MRFAVLTVGLVLLVGLSPANSTQPDCDPEPEECNPEPEECNPEPACEPDPPVRNTKPPVCNTEPPVCNTKPPVCSTQPPVCSTEPPTKACSTQPPVCSTEPPVCSTEPPVCSTEPPVCSTKPPVCSTEPPVCSTKPPVCSTQPPVCSTQPPVCSTQPPVCSTEPPTKACSTQPPVCSTEPPTKACSTEPPVCSTETPVCSTQPPVCSTEPPVCSTQPPVCSTEPPTKACSTQPPVCTTKPPVCSTQPPPTVSTPKQAHCEKTKQPSCGKIIKRSHHQTIKHPKKPITITHNQPGCGSGGGSGCGCKSLPPKCPNSQPKPQTNCNPEPKCISQPKPELKAKPQPKPQPKPQPKPQPKPQPRPQPKPQPRPQPKPQPKPQPKPQPKPQPKPQPRPQPKPQSKQQKAQPKKRGCK, from the coding sequence ATGCGCTTTGCAGTGCTGACTGTTGGTTTGGTGCTGCTGGTTGGGCTGTCCCCAGCAAACTCGACTCAACCAGATTGCGACCCGGAACCGGAAGAGTGCAACCCTGAACCCGAAGAATGCAATCCTGAACCGGCTTGTGAACCCGATCCCCCAGTTAGAAATACCAAACCGCCAGTATGCAATACTGAACCCCCAGTTTGCAATACTAAACCACCAGTTTGTAGCACTCAACCTCCGGTTTGCAGCACCGAACCACCAACCAAAGCTTGCAGCACTCAACCGCCGGTTTGCAGCACTGAACCTCCGGTTTGCAGCACTGAACCTCCGGTTTGCAGCACTGAACCTCCGGTTTGCAGCACTAAACCTCCGGTTTGCAGCACTGAACCTCCGGTTTGCAGCACTAAACCTCCGGTTTGCAGCACTCAACCTCCGGTTTGCAGCACTCAACCTCCGGTTTGCAGCACTCAACCTCCAGTTTGCAGCACCGAACCACCAACCAAAGCTTGCAGCACTCAACCTCCAGTTTGCAGCACCGAACCACCAACCAAAGCTTGCAGCACTGAACCTCCGGTTTGCAGCACTGAAACTCCGGTTTGCAGCACTCAACCGCCGGTTTGCAGCACTGAACCTCCGGTTTGCAGCACTCAACCTCCGGTTTGCAGCACCGAACCACCAACCAAAGCTTGCAGCACTCAACCACCGGTTTGCACTACCAAACCACCAGTTTGTAGCACACAACCACCACCCACAGTTAGCACACCCAAGCAAGCTCACTGCGAAAAAACCAAGCAACCCTCTTGCGGAAAAATCATCAAAAGATCACACCACCAAACCATCAAGCATCCGAAGAAACCTATCACAATAACTCATAATCAGCCGGGATGTGGATCTGGAGGAGGATCTGGATGTGGATGCAAGAGTCTGCCACCTAAGTGCCCCAATTCCCAACCGAAGCCCCAGACAAATTGTAATCCTGAACCTAAATGTATAAGCCAACCCAAGCCCGAACTCAAGGCAAAACCCCAGCCGAAGCCCCAGCCGAAACCCCAGCCGAAACCCCAGCCGAAACCCCAGCCGAGACCCCAGCCGAAACCCCAGCCGAGACCCCAGCCAAAACCCCAGCCAAAACCCCAGCCAAAACCCCAGCCAAAACCCCAGCCGAAACCCCAGCCAAGACCCCAGCCAAAACCCCAGTCAAAACAACAGAAAGCGCAGCCTAAGAAACGTGGTTGTAAATGA
- the LOC108025605 gene encoding protein new-glue 4, producing the protein MEWKLLMIVLPWLLVWKVPYKVEDFTERDVVYQSLDYHPEDYIDTFTDVQKHDYFQY; encoded by the coding sequence ATGGAATGGAAACTGCTGATGATAGTGCTGCCCTGGCTGCTCGTCTGGAAGGTCCCCTACAAGGTCGAGGACTTCACGGAGCGGGATGTGGTCTACCAAAGTCTGGACTACCATCCCGAGGACTACATCGATACCTTCACCGACGTTCAGAAGCATGACTACTTCCAGTACTGA
- the LOC108025601 gene encoding pre-intermoult gene 1 protein has product MKLSKLMLAFLCLGLFVTLVASADTDTDASTDSDDSSSSSTEASTTESTTSSDDDGSTDVDDASSDDSDTDTDTDTDSDSDSDDTATSAPVTKKRKTSNNKKKANSNKKKANKNKKKANNKRKAAKNNRRKKNNNRKKANNNRRKNNSRRRG; this is encoded by the coding sequence ATGAAGTTGTCAAAGTTGATGCTGGCTTTCCTGTGCCTCGGGCTCTTCGTAACCCTGGTGGCGAGTGCCGATACGGATACGGATGCGTCCACCGATTCCGACGACAGTTCCTCATCTTCAACGGAGGCCAGTACCACGGAAAGTACCACTTCCTCCGACGACGATGGTAGTACGGATGTGGATGACGCATCCTCAGATGactcagatacagatacagatacagataccgaTTCGGATTCCGATTCGGATGATACTGCAACCTCAGCTCCGGTGACGAAAAAGAGGAagaccagcaacaacaagaagaaGGCCAACAGCAATAAGAAGAAGGCCAACAAGAACAAGAAGAAGGCCAATAACAAGAGGAAGGCGGCCAAAAACAATCGCAGGAAGAAGAACAACAACCGCAAGaaggccaacaacaacaggcgCAAAAACAACTCCAGAAGACGCGGTTAA